The DNA window TCCAAAAGGGCCACTGATATTTAAGATTGGTCAAAGGGACCATATTTCACCAAACCTTTTGGGACCATATTTCACGTGAAAAAAGCTATCAACAGAGCCACTGGGAACGACGGTCAAAGGCTGCATATACTCTAATTATCTGGCTGGACGcctaagaaatttttttttttttaatgagcaggaggttttaaaaaaaaaaacatttctgACCGTCGCGCCATGTAGGAGCGACGGTCagaagatttttttaaaaaaaatatttctgaCCGTCACGCCATATAGGAGCAACGGTCAGAAATTTTCTGACATCTCTGACCGTCGCTCTTACATGGCGCGACGGCCAAAAggacttttttttaaaaaaaaaaaatttgctgaCCGTCGCGCTATATAGTAGCGACGAGCATAGATTGATACCAGGCAGCCAAGGGACTATATTTGACCGAACTTTTTGTCAACTAATAATATTCTAATCAATTAGCCCGAACTTTTAGACTTTCTGGCTCAAGCCTAAATTATAGGCTCAAGTTCAGCTCACCATTTAGTATGCGTTTCGGACTCATATCAGGTTCGACTCAAACTCATAATTAactacataattatatataatatattaatatttataaatttgtatataaattattaatattttaatgTTACAATATGTATAATTATACAttatatatatcatttaatatgtgttcatatatatatatatgaacaGGTTGGGCCTTAATTGGCCTTGAGCTTAGTGAGGTTGAAACTCCGTTCATATCTAATTCGGACCTATAATTTAGATCCAAACTCTATCCGATCCTATTAAATATAGGACTCATCGGCCTTTTTTACTCAGGCTAACCCGACCCATTAACAGTCTTATATATCAATTACAATcaccaaacaaaaatttaaaaaaaattgattttctcTGTAAACTTGCATGAGGTACAACACGTTATACCTGAACATATTTACGTTTCTTAAGCTATAGGAAACAACATCAAAAAGATTTCTCAAACATGGAAACGGATTTCTTTTCAATTGATTTATATTTGCTAAAAAACTGTTCAATTGGTTTCAAAGAAAGCCATCAGATAAAACATTATAAGCTCGTTTTCAATTGTTACAAAAGTTCGCATTTAATCTTTTCTCTGTTCATTCTCATCTATAATCATTTCCCATTCTTCTGTCATAGTAGTTAGGGTGTCAATCCAAATTCGTCTTAAAAATAAATGGAGTTTTTGGACTTTAGACTTTTCGGCTCGAACCTAAATTATAGGCTCAAGTTCAGCTCACCATTTAGTATGCGTTTTAGGCTCATATCAGATTCGACTCAAACTCATAATTAACTACATAATtacatataatatattaatatttataaattattataaatttgtatataaattattaatattCTAATATTACAATATGTATAATTATACATTATATATATCATTTATATATATCCTAAACTACATAAAGCCGCGAAGGCTTTGCTACAGTCAATTGTCTTGGTTCCCCGTCATTTGCCTGCTCATTTTGGCCTCTTCTGTCTTTTCACAGGCCATGCCCTCAGCTATCTTCGAGGATTGCCGTCCGCATTTGTGATTTTGTGACCTTTTACGTTCCAATTATGCCCTCCTATCTTGGTTCCTTTGTAATTAACATCCCAATTTTGTACTTTGTGGTCTTTGCCTCTTATTTGTACTTTGTGGTCTTTGTCTTTTATATTCCTCCTACGAATTTACACCCATTTACATATAAATTtacaatatacatatattaGTTGTGCGCATTTTTGTATTAGGATATGAATTCTTTGCAAAATTTGAATACATATTAGGCCATCACTTTTTTACAAAGTTTTGCTTTATAATCTATATATATTAATTgcttgcatttttatttttttcatgcaaaaaaaattgtacaaactttgtatatttattttgtcaccaaaacaaaaacttCTTATTTACGCAATAAATTATAAACCAATTGTTCTATTTTGTGTTGCCTTATATTCATAAAAAAATCCTACTTTAATAATCTTTGTTAGATATATTAAATTATTAGCTTATAAATTTGAGATTTTAAAGATAAGCAATTTGACATTTGAAAGATAAgcataataaaacaaatatagCAAGTATAAAGCGATAATTAGTTACATATCTGTTTATAAATAAATGCAcaattttgttttccaaaaaATGCTAGGCTAAACAAGGGATTACTAATTACAGTCTTATTCTTACAAATGtaaaatcattttcctgtatttcaaaatatattaaattatcaacttataatttttacattttgaGCCTGAGTGACATAAAACAAATATAGCAAATACAGAACAATAATTAGTTATATCTATctataaataaacaaatatataaaatctttttttcccaaaaatgcTTGTCCAAAAAACATGATTATTAATTACATTCTTTCTCTAAAAAATCTAATTCTCCGCAAAATTTGAATACATATTAGGCGATcacttttttacaaaattttgctttataatctatatatattaattgcttgcatttttatttttttcatgcaaaaaaatTGTAGAAACTTTGTATATTCATTTCGTcaccaaaataaaccaagaCAAAAACTTCTTATTTACCCAATAAATTATAAAccaattgttatattttgtgttgccttatattcatataaaaatcCTACTTTAATAATCTTTGTTAGATATATTAAATTATTAGCTTATAAATTTGACATTTGAAATGTAAGCATCATAAAACAAATATAGCAAGTATAAAGCGATAATTAGTTACATATTTGTTTATAAATAAATGCAcaattttgttttccaaaaaATCCTAGGCTAAACAAGGGATTACTAATTACATTCTTATTCTTACAAATGTAAAATCATTTCCtgtatttcaaaatatattaaattatcaacttataatttttacattttgaGCCTGAGTGACATAAAACAAATATAGCAAATACAGAACAATAATTAGCTATATATCTAtctataaataaatatatatataaatcttTTTTCCCCAAAATGCTTGTCCANNNNNNNNNNNNNNNNNNNNNNNNNNNNNNNNNNNNNNNNNNNNNNNNNNNNNNNNNNNNNNNNNNNNNNNNNNNNNNNNNNNNNNNNNNNNNNNNNNNNNNNNNNNNNNNNNNNNNNNNNNNNNNNNNNNNNNNNNNNNNNNNNNNNNNNNNNNNNNNNNNNNNNNNNNNNNNNNNNNNNNNNNNNNNNNNNNNNNNNNNNNNNNNNNNNNNNNNNNNNNNNNNNNNNNNNNNNNNNNNNNNNNNNNNNNNNNNNNNNNNNNNNNNNNNNNNNNNNNNNNNNNNNNNNNNNNNNNNNNNNNNNNNNNNNNNNNNNNNNNNNNNNNNNNNNNNNNNNNNNNNNNNNNNNNNNNNNNNNNNNNNNNNNNNNNNNNNNNNNNNNNNNNNNNNNNNNNNNNNNNNNNNNNNNNNNNNNNNNNNNNNNNNNNNNNNNNNNNNNNNNNNNNNNNNNNNNNNNNNNNNNNNNNNNNNNNNNNNNNNNNNNNNNNNNNNNNNNNNNNNNNNNNNNNNNNNNNNNNNNNNNNNNNNNNNNNNNNNNNNNNNNNNNNNNNNNNNNNNNNNNNNNNNNNNNNNNNNNNNNNNNNNNNNNNNNNNNNNNNNNNNNNNNNNNNNNNNNNNNNNNNNNNNNNNNNNNNNNNNNNNNNNNNNNNNNNNNNNNNNNNNNNNNNNNNNNNNNNNNNNNNNNNNNNNNNNNNNNNNNNNNNNNNNNNNNNNNNNNNNNNNNNNNNNNNNNNNNNNNNNNNNNNNNNNNNNNNNNNNNNNNNNNNNNNNNNNNNNNNNNNNNNNNNNNNNNNNNNNNNNNNNNNNNNNNNNNNNNNNNNNNNNNNNNNNNNNNNNNNNNNNNNNNNNNNNNNNNNNNNNNNNNNNNNNNNNNNNNNNNNNNNNNNNNNNNNNNNNNNNNNNNNNNNNNNNNNNNNNNNNNNNNNNNNNNNNNNNNNNNNNNNNNNNNNNNNNNNNNNNNNNNNNNNNNNNNNNNNNNNNNNNNNNNNNNNNNNNNNNNcagaaaaacaaaaactcaGATTCATTCAACAACCATCAGACCTGTTGAAAAGAAAAACTTGGTTTCTATCAATGAATGCAATGATATAGAACAGCTATTTTCTGCAGAACAAACAGGTATAACTccaattacaaatatttatattCTCTGGTTCTTATTTACTCTCATATACATGTGACCTCCTTCTTACATTTTTCTAATGTTAACAGctgccaaaaagaaaaaaagacaaaGACCAACTGTCTCATGCAGAGAATATTATGCTTACAAATTCCAAATGCGAGATGGAGATCAGTCAAACTTGCTGCATATCAGCCATTTATTCCAGCAATATTTTGTTGATAGCTATGTGAAATTAGAGACATCACGCCTTGAATTTCACAGAAACAAATAGAACAAATTGAGAACAGAGACTTATCAAGGATTGCTCGATATCATAGCAAAAGGGAACACAAATGCATCAGATGTGGGAAAACGCATCATCCTGCCTGCAAGTTTTATAGGAGGGTCAAGAGATATGCGACGACGATATATGGATGCTATGACCCTTGTACAACATTATGGAAAGCTAGATATCTTCCTTACAATGACCTGCAATCCATCTTGGCCTGAAATAAAGAACCATTTGCTTGACACAGATGAAGCTCAGAATCGGCCTGATTTGATAACACGGATATTTCGTGCAAAAATagagcaattgaaagaagatcTTTTGAAGAAACATCTTTTTGGTCATGTTGCTGCTTACACTTATGTTATCGAATTCCAAAAAAGAGGTTTCCTGCATGCTCATTTTCTGATCATCTTAAAGGAACAATCAAAGATGTTCTCGCCAGAAGAATACGACAAAATTGTTTGTGCAGAGCTTCCTGATAGACACAAGGCACCATACTTATATTCTTTGGTTATAAAGCACATGCTTCATGGACCATGTGGATCAATGAATCCAAGTAATCCTTGTATGAAACATAATCACAAGTGCAGAAATAACTATCCGAAAGATTTTTCAGAGTACACAAAGCATGAAAAAAATTCATATCCTATATACAGAAGACGGGATGATGGCAGCAATATCTATATCAGAGAACATGAGTTAGATAATCGATGGATTGTCCCTTACAATCCATATCTTCTTGCAAAATATGACTGTCACATCAATGTTGAAATATATTCTGCCATCGAAGCTGTAAAGTACATctacaaatatatatacaaggGCCATGATAGGGTGATGTACCAGTTGACAGCTGAGCAAGCAAATCAAATCATTGAtgagataaaaaattttcaatccGCAAGATGGGTATGTGCACCTGAACCTATCTGGAggatatatgcttttgatctcaGTGTTATCAATCCATCGGTTATTTTGCTTCATTTACATCTTGAAAACTACCAATCAATGTACTTTGACGAGAATCGTCCATTGACAGATATAATTACAGACGACAGGCTTTCACGAACAATGCTAACAGAATTCTTTGCAATGAATCGGACAAATGAACATGCAGAAAGCCTGAATCTTCTGTACAAAGAGTTCCCTCAGCATTTTGTCTGGGATGCAGATGATAGAATATGGTACACTAGAAAGAAAGGACAGGTCATTGGGCGTGTTATAACAGCACATCCGATTGAAGGAGAGAGGTATTATCTCAGAATATTGCTCATGCATGTTCGAAAACCCACATCTTTTGATGACCTGAAAACAGTTAACGGTTATCTAGCTTCTTCATTTAAAGAAGCTGCATAATTGCGAGGATTCCTTCAAATAGACAACGGAGCCGAAGAGTGCTTTTCAGAAGCTGTTGTCTATGGAATGCCGCAATGTTTAAGGCAGCTATTTGCAGTCATCTTGGTCCATTGTTCACCAGCCGATCTACAACATCTTTGGTCAAGATTTCGACCATTCTTATCAGAAGACATTACAGCAGACTCTTCTCTATCAGAAAATGAAATTATCATGAAAGTCCTTGCTTTGATTGATCAATATTTACAGATAATGGGAAAAAGTATAAAGGATTATGGTTTCTCAGACTTTATTCCAGATTCTCGCTCTATCAGTCTTACAAAAGAAATACAAGCTGAAGCTGACATACCTGTCTCCAAAGAAGATTTAGCAGCAGTCTCTATGTTCAATCCTGGATAGCAATTTGCATTTgacaaaataatgaaaaaagtTAATACAAACACTCCAGCTGCATTCTTCATTGACGGTCCTGGTGGTACAGGAAAATCTTTTCTCTATAAAGCACTCCTTGCAACAATTAGATCAAAAGAAGACATTGCATTAGCAACTGCAACATCAGGAGCAGCTGCATCAATACTTTCAGGAGGTCGTACTGCTCATTCACGCTTCAAAATCCCTCTCCATCATGAAGCTAGCAGCACATGTAATCTTTCTAAACAAAGTGCAATGTCTCAGTTAATCAAGAGTGCAAAGCTCATAATATGGGATGAAACAGCAATGGcaaaaaaatatgcaattgAGTCCCTTGACAGATTTCTTAGAGACTTGTTAAGTTGTGATCACATCTTTGGTGGTAAAATCATTGTTTTTGGTGGGGATTTTCGACAGACTCTTCCAGTAGTGAGGAAAGGGCAAAAGGAAGATTACATCTCTGCATCACTTATCAATTCATATGTCTGGCCACAACTTCAAAAGATACGGCTGACTGAGAACATGAGAGCATCTTTGGACCCATCATTTTCAAATCTTTTGCTAAACATTGGAGATGGAACACAGCCAACCATTGCAGATGACAAAATCCAGTTGCCTTCTCCTATGATCATTCCTTTTATTAATGATGAAGTATCATTAAACTCCCTCATCAACATTGTTTATCCATCACTGTCTAACTTTCTGCCCTGCAATTCTGCTATGATTAATAGAGTCATTCTCAGTACAACAAATGATATTGTCCATGAGGTCAACCAAATTTTGATCCAGAAATTCCCAGGAGAAGAAATCAAATACATCAGCTTCGATCAAACCATAGATCCAACCAAGCAAGCTGATCACGGTGACTTCTTAAATATTGTTCACCCTCCAGGATTACCCCCACATGAATTGATTTTGAAGCAAAATTGCCCAGTTATACTTCTAAGAAATCTCAATCCTGCACAAGGATTATGCAATGGAACACGTTTGATTTGTttaaatttcaacaaaaatgttATTCATGCACAAATTTCAGTTGGAATTCATTCTGGCAAACAAGTTTTCATTCCTCGCATTCCATTGCATAGCTCTAATGATGAATCATATCCAATCCCTTTCAAACGCACTCAATTTCCAATCTCTCTCTGTTTTGCTATGACAATTAACAAAACACAGGGACAAACACTTGATTTTGTAGGATTATATTTGAAAGAACCAGTATTTTCACATGGTCAATTGTATGTTGCACTATCAAGAGCCAAAACAGCTGATAATGTTAAAATTCTACTTAGACCTGTTGCATCTGATTCTTTATCCCATAATTCTACACGCAATGTAGTTTATCAGGAAATCCTGGCAGCTGCAACTCATGATTAAGTACTTAGCTTGAATGTCTTTAATTACAAATACCTTTACTTCTTACTCTATATATTTACATATCTCTGTCACTAACAatatatttttcatattttatacTTTAGATATGGAAGATAGATGCACCACTGTGAGTACCTTGACAGACAAATCAAGCGAGTGGATCATAAAAGTCATCCTGATTGAAAAAACAAACATCTCCCAGGAAAAGATCATAACACATTCCAGCGTTTCGTGTTTGCCGATGAACAAGTAAATTCAACATTACAAATTTGTCGCATTAAAAAAGTTTCAAGTATAGAAATAAATATTTTCCATCctcaaatttatttatcatcccGTTTTCAACCAATTGATAACCATTTCCTCTACAGAATGAATCCATCCAGGGAATTACTTTCACTAGAGATGTAAATTATGCAGACAGCAAGCTTCATCTCTACCGTACTTACTACATTGGCAATGCTGCTATTTTAGCCATCACTGATGAAAGAAACCAAGCTGGTTCTGTGCCATGGCAACTAACCATAATGAAAACAACTTTCATCAAGCAAGCACAGAAACAAAATGAGCTGACCCTGCACAATCGATTCCCATTAACTTCCTTCTGGAATCTTGACAAATATAAAAACAATTATTCCATCAGATTTAGTAAGCCTATctttacttttatcatttttctaatACAAGCATATATACCTTAACTTTATATTAATGCTAACACATTATATTTATTGAATGACCTTATCTCTGCAGATCTCCTTTGTGCTTTAATTCAAGGATTCCCAGAATCTATAATATCAACAGCAAGAGGACCACGCACAATTCGCAGATTCATTGGTATTAATCCTGAGTAAACCTTCGACTCACTATCTTACTAAACACTCTTCCATACAGTCTATCTTTTCATTCAGTCAAATATCCATATCATAAATTATCTTTTTTATACATTAACATCTATATATTTTTCAGATGCAGACCAATGATCTTCACCATGTGGGAACCATATATTTATATTGAAGGAGTTCAGCTCATGAACATTATTCACACATGCCCAATAGTTCTGCTTGTACGCCCAAAGATCACAACATACTATGGTTAGTATGCTACTTATCTTTAAAATCATAATTCAATTAACTCATGCAAACTAATATCTCTAATCAAATACTCTGTTctgtcttctttttctcttttcacaAATAACAATTGAAGGAATTGACATTGCTACTCGGCCCAATAGTACAATCATCCTTGACCCACTGTTACAAGAAACAGCTTCACTACAAACTTGGTATATATCTCTTTCTTTCCTATTCTCAATCACAAACACTTTCACATTAGCAAATAAATataacaaaaatttaaacaaatattGTAGGTGTGATGAAAATAGAGCATATATTCAAAAGCTCATCAGCCAGAAACTCTatgaaaaaatcaatcaaaaaatcCTTGCTCCTCCACATACTCAAATAAGGCCAATCTCACAAATCATTGCCTCATCAGAACTGGTAAcatacatttttcttcttaCATGCTCTACCACAAGAAATTTACATAAATAATTTCTTTACATTGATCATCATTTCTAACTCTCTTCTTTCCAATAGATCAAAAACTTCTGGATCAAAGGAACTCCATCAATAGTTAACATCGACCAGAAGTTTTTTATTGCCAGCTGTGCTACATGTGGTAAATCAACTGGAGCAATGATGGATATCGAATTTGACTGCAACTTCTGTGAAACAAAAGACAAAGCCAAAACCAAAGTATCTATTTCAGTTCAATGAATTACATAATTCCTTTTTTACACTACTAATAGTATGCATCATCTAACTTTGATCTTATCACTTTTACAGAGCAAAGCTCCAGCTCAACATACATGATGACACTGGCTACCTAACTGCTGctgttgaagaaaaatatgcTGAAACTCTGTTTGATATGACTGCTGCTGAAATCTATGACAGATATACCAAGGTATATATTACATTATTCTTATTTATAAATAAACCATTCAACATacttcactattttcattacttaatttacatttttttacaATAATGCAGCAACTCCCAATTCCTGTTGATGTAATCAATGAAAGAATTCAAAAACAAACATTGCTCTATGAGATAAGATCATATCTACCATCTCACAGACAATTTACACCCCTGTATTTCCTCACTGCTTTTCTCCCTGATCAATCATCAACCCATCCTCTTCTGGAGCACACAACTGACCAAAAAACACCAGAATCAGAAGCAGAAGAGTTAATTCACACAATAACCACATCTGAAGACCTCATCAGGCCAACTGACGAATCTGCACCTCCTGCCACTCCAAGCTCAATCTACAAAAATATTGCTTCAGCTGGATCTTCCACATCTCACACAACAGATATCCCTCATTCTCCCACTCCAATAGCAGCACCATCCGCCAAgcgaagcttagacaaagaaTTTGACAAGGAATCTAAGCATCAGAAGCTCACATGAAATCCATTGTCTCAACATGACACACTTTTCAAAAAATCACCTGTAACCAGCTATGCATGTGTCTTCATACTTTTGATTCCCTGCCACTATCTATCACATTTTGTTGTCATCTGCTTATGTACAAAGTAAACATGAAAAAAGCAGGATGTATTTTTGTTTGGTTTCCTACGAAGCATATGTAAAACTACATCATTAATATGCCACGCTACTTATGTTAGCTTATTAACTCTCTTTGTTCCAATCCATCTGACACATCTCAACATAATTATATATTCACATGACAACAGTTTCATCAAAATactaacaaaacaaaataataactTCTTGTCTTTTTCCAATCCATTACTGTATATTCACATGTCCACCAAAGTAATACATAAAAAAATACGACAATAATACAAAAATTCACCCACTCATATCACATGTTATGCACCAACAACAACCACTATAAATaccataaatataaataaatataactaaaatcaAACAACCCAGAAAACTCATGGCAATACCAACTTTCATAGATTGGACAATAGAAACAATAGAAGAAAATGACCACCTGATAGCTTGCCTGTTTTATCTTCATACTATTAATGGACAAACAACCCCAATATCCAATAACAGCTTTGCATATGAAATCAGCACCAACTTCATAAGAGCTATAGGTTCCAGATTTATTGAACCCCATCTTCAACATTGGTCATCACACTTTGATGCATCAAATTGGCTCACATCATTCATATCCGACTATCCACCACCAGAACTAATATCCAGTAAGTTTTCTCCTCTTATATTCACATATTATACATTTTACACTCTCTTCACTAAAATATAGCTTATTTATTTTCCACTGACCACCTATAAATTATGCATCTATCAAAATCTCAGCTTCATCGCCAAGCTCATTTCTCGTCGAATATAGACAAGCATACCCAGAAGGATTGGTAAACCAATAAACCTCATGCTTACATATCTTGATTTTCACGTACTTTATGCTATACCTCATCCTTTTCTTTCCAGAGAATTAATCCATCATTTTATCCACATTTGAGAAACTACTGGACAAACACAATGATTATACGAAATGGAAATCGCACATGGTTCATCAAACTCGATACCAGTTTTCAGCTATCTGGATGGAACAAATTCATACAAGACCACAACATATAGAATGGCTCCATTCTTCATTTTTTGCACATCGGATGTATGGTCTTTAGAGTTGCCATATATAATCCAAATAACTGTTTAGCTTGTCATGAATGGAACATCCTCCTCAATCATTCACAATCATCAATTGGATGCAGTAAGCAACTCTTTCTCTATAAAACAATCTTATCTCtctattataaaataaattaaccCATTCCTTTTCTTGTAACCAAAGCGCTCTTCACAGAAGAAGAAAGACTAATGACCCACTTCTCATTTTATATAATGCTAAGAGCAGATGATCTCGAATCTCTGGTCAGTTTCATACAAATTACATTCCAATCAATATAATTCATACAATACATTCCTATTCTCCTTTCATAATACAACGacattttttccccttttctatCTCAGGTACTCGTCGGTGATATACCATCACATATACAAACAAATGACGCAGGAATGATCAATTGCTATTACGCTAAAACCCGATGGATCTTTCAACTAGAAGGAATAGAAATAACAGAAGGTTGGCCAACATTCGCGCAAAAACACTTCCTACATGAAGGAAGTGTCATCCTATTCACGCTCCTCAATGAA is part of the Coffea eugenioides isolate CCC68of chromosome 6, Ceug_1.0, whole genome shotgun sequence genome and encodes:
- the LOC113773996 gene encoding uncharacterized protein LOC113773996; this encodes MDAMTLVQHYGKLDIFLTMTCNPSWPEIKNHLLDTDEAQNRPDLITRIFRAKIEQLKEDLLKKHLFGHVAAYTYVIEFQKRGFLHAHFLIILKEQSKMFSPEEYDKIVCAELPDRHKAPYLYSLVIKHMLHGPCGSMNPSNPCMKHNHKCRNNYPKDFSEYTKHEKNSYPIYRRRDDGSNIYIREHELDNRWIVPYNPYLLAKYDCHINVEIYSAIEAVKYIYKYIYKGHDRVMYQLTAEQANQIIDEIKNFQSARWVCAPEPIWRIYAFDLSVINPSVILLHLHLENYQSMYFDENRPLTDIITDDRLSRTMLTEFFAMNRTNEHAESLNLLYKEFPQHFVWDADDRIWYTRKKGQVIGRVITAHPIEGERYYLRILLMHVRKPTSFDDLKTVNGYLASSFKEAA
- the LOC113773997 gene encoding ATP-dependent DNA helicase PIF1-like, producing MKKVNTNTPAAFFIDGPGGTGKSFLYKALLATIRSKEDIALATATSGAAASILSGGRTAHSRFKIPLHHEASSTCNLSKQSAMSQLIKSAKLIIWDETAMAKKYAIESLDRFLRDLLSCDHIFGGKIIVFGGDFRQTLPVVRKGQKEDYISASLINSYVWPQLQKIRLTENMRASLDPSFSNLLLNIGDGTQPTIADDKIQLPSPMIIPFINDEVSLNSLINIVYPSLSNFLPCNSAMINRVILSTTNDIVHEVNQILIQKFPGEEIKYISFDQTIDPTKQADHGDFLNIVHPPGLPPHELILKQNCPVILLRNLNPAQGLCNGTRLICLNFNKNVIHAQISVGIHSGKQVFIPRIPLHSSNDESYPIPFKRTQFPISLCFAMTINKTQGQTLDFVGLYLKEPVFSHGQLYVALSRAKTADNVKILLRPVASDSLSHNSTRNVVYQEILAAATHD